One window from the genome of Dongia rigui encodes:
- a CDS encoding class II 3-deoxy-7-phosphoheptulonate synthase: MSTKWSPESWRDKPISQVPTYPDAAKLASVEERLRAFPPLVFAGEARRLTEALGQVAEGKAFLLQGGDCAESFAEFSANNIRDTFRVLLQMAVVLTYGAAMPIVKIGRMAGQFGKPRSSPTEVIDGVELPSYRGDNVNGIDFTPAARIPDPERLVQAYNQSAATLNLLRAFAQGGFADLHKVHRWNLDFVADNPLGHRYKELADRLSETLDFMAACGLTSETVPQIRETEFFTSHEALLLNFEQTLTRTDSLTGKWYGCSAHMLWIGDRTRQPDGAHVEYMRGIQNPIGLKCGPTMEPDDLLRLIDILNPQNIPGRLTLIARMAHDKVEQKLPPLVRAVKRHGGKVVWSCDPMHGNTIKSSTGYKTRPFDRILGEVRGFFDVHRAEGTHAGGVHFEMTGQDVTECIGGAKAVTEEALADRYHTHCDPRLNATQALELAFLIAEQLKAERAGGQRIAEAS; the protein is encoded by the coding sequence ATGAGCACGAAATGGTCGCCGGAGAGCTGGCGCGACAAGCCGATCTCCCAGGTCCCCACCTACCCGGACGCCGCCAAGCTGGCGTCGGTCGAGGAGCGCCTGCGCGCCTTTCCGCCGCTCGTCTTTGCCGGTGAAGCCCGCCGCCTGACCGAGGCCTTGGGCCAGGTCGCCGAAGGCAAGGCTTTCCTGTTGCAGGGCGGCGATTGCGCCGAGAGCTTTGCCGAGTTCTCGGCCAATAACATCCGCGACACCTTCCGGGTGCTGCTGCAGATGGCGGTGGTGCTGACCTACGGCGCCGCCATGCCGATCGTGAAAATCGGCCGCATGGCCGGCCAGTTCGGCAAGCCGCGGTCCTCGCCCACAGAAGTGATCGACGGTGTCGAGCTGCCGAGCTATCGCGGCGACAATGTGAACGGCATCGACTTCACACCAGCGGCGCGCATCCCCGATCCGGAACGCCTGGTGCAGGCCTATAACCAGTCGGCAGCGACACTCAATCTGCTGCGCGCCTTCGCGCAAGGCGGTTTTGCCGACCTCCACAAGGTGCATCGCTGGAACCTCGATTTCGTGGCCGATAATCCGCTGGGTCATCGCTACAAGGAACTGGCCGATCGCCTTTCCGAAACGCTCGATTTCATGGCCGCCTGCGGCCTGACGTCGGAGACCGTGCCGCAGATCCGCGAGACCGAGTTTTTCACCAGCCATGAAGCGCTGCTGCTCAATTTCGAGCAGACCTTGACGCGTACCGACAGCCTTACCGGCAAATGGTATGGCTGCTCGGCCCACATGCTGTGGATCGGCGACCGCACGCGCCAGCCGGACGGTGCCCATGTCGAATACATGCGCGGTATCCAGAACCCGATCGGCCTGAAATGCGGCCCGACCATGGAGCCGGACGACCTGCTGCGGTTGATCGATATCCTCAATCCGCAGAACATCCCCGGCCGTCTGACGCTCATCGCCCGCATGGCGCATGACAAGGTCGAGCAGAAGCTTCCGCCGCTGGTCCGCGCCGTGAAGCGCCATGGCGGCAAGGTGGTCTGGTCCTGCGACCCGATGCATGGAAACACCATCAAATCGTCGACCGGCTACAAGACACGACCCTTCGACCGAATTCTGGGCGAAGTGCGCGGCTTCTTCGATGTGCACCGGGCCGAGGGAACTCATGCCGGCGGCGTGCATTTCGAGATGACCGGCCAGGACGTCACCGAGTGCATCGGTGGTGCGAAGGCTGTTACCGAAGAAGCACTGGCCGACCGTTACCACACCCATTGCGACCCGCGTCTCAACGCCACCCAGGCGTTGGAACTTGCCTTCCTCATTGCCGAGCAATTGAAAGCGGAGCGCGCCGGTGGACAACGCATCGCCGAAGCCTCGTAA
- a CDS encoding nicotinate phosphoribosyltransferase translates to MKDAGPVSGPASDQVAAWSDQYFLKTKATVAHFGDVKVTYAIFMRRPVISAPRLALDWLRRVAAERDTEFEIDLQYDEGRWVGAGEPIMYVSGSFVHLADLETLLLMKLGPACVAAFNAFTMCADLPSVAFLAMDARHCAGLEMAEMMAYAASVGSARATRKVKATGFIGNATQATAHYFGREKALGTMPHALIGYAGSTLRAAEMFHETFPDEPMTVLVDYFGREVTDALTVARRFAGMASEGKLSVRIDTPGSRFIEGLDPPASYAVMDRHVPRVIRGYRSESELRHLVGAGVSAAAIWHLRDALNREGFHKVKIVASSGFDPAKCKVMAEAQAPIDVVGTGSFLPQRWTETYATADIIEYNGVKRVKIGREFLFRK, encoded by the coding sequence CTGAAGGATGCCGGCCCGGTTTCGGGGCCGGCGTCCGATCAGGTTGCGGCTTGGTCCGACCAGTATTTCCTGAAGACCAAGGCGACCGTCGCCCATTTCGGCGACGTCAAGGTCACCTATGCGATCTTCATGCGTCGCCCCGTCATCTCCGCGCCGCGTCTGGCGCTGGATTGGCTGCGCCGGGTCGCCGCCGAGCGCGATACCGAGTTCGAGATCGACCTGCAATACGACGAAGGCCGCTGGGTCGGCGCCGGTGAGCCGATCATGTATGTGAGCGGTTCCTTCGTTCACCTCGCCGACCTCGAGACATTGCTGCTGATGAAGCTGGGGCCAGCCTGTGTGGCTGCCTTCAACGCCTTTACCATGTGCGCCGATCTGCCGAGTGTCGCTTTCCTCGCCATGGATGCCCGACACTGCGCGGGTCTGGAGATGGCCGAAATGATGGCCTATGCCGCGTCCGTCGGTTCCGCCCGCGCGACGCGCAAGGTCAAGGCGACGGGCTTCATCGGTAACGCGACGCAAGCGACGGCCCATTATTTCGGCCGCGAAAAGGCGCTGGGCACCATGCCGCATGCGCTGATCGGTTATGCCGGTTCGACCCTGCGCGCGGCCGAAATGTTCCACGAGACGTTCCCCGACGAACCGATGACGGTGCTGGTCGACTATTTCGGCCGCGAAGTGACGGACGCGTTGACCGTCGCCCGGCGCTTTGCCGGCATGGCATCTGAGGGCAAGCTCTCGGTCCGCATCGACACACCGGGCAGCCGTTTCATCGAAGGCCTCGATCCGCCGGCTTCCTATGCAGTGATGGATCGCCATGTGCCGAGGGTCATCCGCGGCTATCGCTCGGAAAGCGAACTTCGCCATCTGGTGGGTGCCGGCGTGTCGGCAGCGGCGATCTGGCACTTGCGCGACGCCCTCAACCGCGAAGGCTTCCACAAGGTGAAGATCGTGGCGTCGTCCGGCTTCGATCCGGCGAAATGCAAGGTGATGGCCGAGGCGCAGGCGCCGATCGATGTAGTGGGGACGGGCTCGTTCCTGCCGCAGCGCTGGACGGAAACCTATGCCACCGCCGACATCATCGAATATAACGGCGTCAAGCGCGTGAAGATCGGCCGCGAGTTCCTGTTCAGGAAATGA
- a CDS encoding NAD+ synthase — MTDKIKIALAQINPKLGDVAGNVARISKARAEAAAKGADLVLAPELVVSGYPPEDLVLKPAFQEACRRGVEMLAQDTADGGPAIIVGSPWVEDGKLHNGTFLLGQGKILAKRFKYDLPNYGVFDEKRVFVPGPLPEPVAFNGIKLGLPICEDLWFSTTAEHLKKQGAELLLVPNGSPYDHAKPEQRLEIAGDRQDETDLPIVYVNQVGGQDELVFDGDSFVLDRGKVLKARLPAFVEKVAITEWQRGNEGWLCLPAEIAPQPAALESIYRAMVLGLKDYVQKNGFPGVLLGLSGGIDSAISAAVAVDALGPDKVRAVMMPSPYTSQESLDDAAACAKLLGIQYDIVSIEPAMKAFEAMLGGIFAGKKADTTEENIQSRSRGLTLMAMSNKMGHMLLTTGNKSEMSVGYATLYGDMCGGYSVLKDVYKMTVFALCRWRNAHFPAGLAGPRGAVMPERVITKPPSAELKPNQTDQDTLPPYDVLDGILTCLVEEEMAVDQIVAKGYDKATVLRVWRMLDLAEYKRRQAPPGVKISRRAFGKDRRYPITNGFRPQ, encoded by the coding sequence ATGACAGACAAAATCAAAATCGCCTTGGCGCAGATCAACCCCAAGCTCGGCGACGTTGCCGGCAATGTGGCGCGCATTTCCAAGGCGCGGGCGGAAGCAGCGGCCAAGGGTGCCGATCTGGTGCTGGCGCCAGAACTGGTCGTGTCGGGATATCCGCCGGAGGACCTGGTTCTGAAACCTGCCTTTCAGGAAGCCTGCCGCAGGGGTGTCGAGATGCTGGCGCAGGATACCGCGGACGGCGGCCCGGCGATCATCGTCGGCTCGCCCTGGGTCGAGGACGGGAAGCTACATAACGGGACGTTTCTGCTGGGGCAGGGCAAGATCCTCGCCAAGCGATTCAAATACGACCTGCCGAATTACGGCGTCTTTGATGAGAAGCGGGTCTTCGTGCCGGGACCGCTGCCCGAGCCGGTTGCCTTCAACGGTATCAAGCTGGGTTTGCCGATATGCGAGGATTTGTGGTTTTCGACGACCGCAGAGCACCTCAAGAAGCAGGGCGCCGAATTGCTGCTGGTTCCCAATGGCAGTCCTTACGACCATGCCAAGCCCGAGCAGCGGCTCGAGATTGCCGGGGACCGGCAGGACGAGACTGATCTGCCGATCGTCTATGTGAACCAAGTGGGTGGTCAGGACGAACTAGTCTTCGACGGCGATTCCTTTGTGCTCGACCGCGGCAAGGTGCTCAAGGCGCGCCTGCCGGCCTTCGTCGAGAAGGTGGCGATCACCGAATGGCAGCGCGGCAATGAGGGCTGGCTGTGCCTGCCGGCCGAGATCGCGCCACAGCCCGCGGCACTGGAATCGATCTACCGGGCGATGGTTCTGGGCCTCAAGGACTATGTCCAGAAGAACGGCTTCCCGGGCGTCTTGCTGGGCCTTTCCGGGGGCATCGATTCCGCGATCTCCGCGGCGGTCGCTGTCGACGCCCTGGGGCCAGACAAAGTCCGGGCGGTCATGATGCCGTCGCCCTATACAAGCCAGGAGAGCCTCGACGACGCGGCGGCCTGCGCCAAGCTGCTGGGCATCCAGTATGACATCGTCTCGATCGAGCCGGCGATGAAGGCCTTCGAGGCCATGCTGGGCGGCATCTTCGCCGGCAAAAAGGCCGACACGACCGAGGAGAACATCCAGAGCCGTTCGCGCGGCCTCACCTTGATGGCGATGTCGAACAAGATGGGGCACATGCTGCTGACCACCGGCAATAAATCAGAAATGTCGGTGGGTTACGCCACACTCTATGGCGACATGTGCGGCGGCTATTCGGTCCTCAAGGACGTCTACAAGATGACCGTTTTTGCGCTGTGCCGCTGGCGGAATGCACATTTTCCGGCCGGTTTGGCGGGCCCCAGAGGGGCCGTTATGCCCGAGCGGGTTATTACCAAGCCGCCCTCGGCGGAATTGAAGCCCAACCAGACGGACCAGGACACTTTGCCGCCCTATGACGTCCTGGACGGGATCCTCACCTGTCTGGTCGAGGAAGAGATGGCCGTGGACCAGATCGTCGCCAAAGGTTATGACAAGGCCACGGTCCTCCGGGTCTGGCGCATGCTGGATCTGGCCGAATACAAACGCCGCCAGGCTCCCCCGGGGGTCAAAATCTCGCGGCGCGCCTTCGGCAAGGACCGGCGTTATCCGATCACCAATGGCTTCCGGCCCCAATAG
- the gltX gene encoding glutamate--tRNA ligase translates to MMSVRVRFAPSPTGRLHVGNIYIALNNWLFARQRNGHFLLRLDDTDTERSTPEFAQGIETDLRWLGLTWDSFARQVDRIADYDAAADKLKASGRLYPCYESAEELALKRKIHRVYDRAALKLSDADRARLEAEGKRPHWRFKLEHRRVEWNDLVRGAEHIDTASQSDPVLIRENGTYLYTFTSVVDDIALGMTHIIRGADHVTNTGTQTQIFEALGAKAPEFAHLPLLVDAAGEGLSKRLGSLSISDLRDQGLEPMSLNTYLAHIGTGVPLVVKPHLEDLVKSHDLSKFGKSSPRFDPAELLHLNARLLHLLPFEEAKTHLAGVGLSDVDAALWDVARANVEKIEEIGEWQRICRGSIAPHIADSAFAALAADVLPQAPLDEGSWKTWTEAVKAATGRKGKDLFMPLRQALTGLDHGPEMRLLLPLIGRDKTLRRLRGETA, encoded by the coding sequence GTGATGTCGGTTCGCGTTCGCTTCGCACCCAGCCCCACGGGCCGGTTGCATGTCGGCAATATCTATATTGCCCTGAATAACTGGCTGTTTGCGCGCCAGCGCAACGGCCATTTCCTGCTGCGTCTCGACGATACCGATACCGAACGCTCCACCCCCGAATTCGCCCAAGGCATCGAAACGGACCTCCGCTGGCTGGGGCTCACCTGGGACAGCTTTGCCCGCCAGGTCGATCGCATCGCCGACTATGATGCCGCCGCCGACAAGCTCAAGGCCAGCGGCCGGCTCTATCCCTGCTATGAGAGCGCCGAGGAATTGGCGCTGAAGCGGAAGATCCACCGCGTCTATGACCGGGCGGCACTGAAGCTCTCGGATGCGGATCGCGCCAGATTGGAAGCCGAGGGCAAGCGCCCGCACTGGCGCTTCAAGCTGGAGCACCGACGCGTCGAGTGGAACGACCTTGTGCGCGGGGCCGAGCATATCGATACCGCGAGCCAGTCCGATCCGGTGCTGATCCGTGAGAACGGCACCTATCTCTACACATTCACCTCGGTGGTGGACGACATTGCGCTCGGCATGACGCATATCATTCGCGGTGCCGATCACGTGACGAACACAGGTACGCAGACGCAGATATTCGAGGCGCTGGGTGCCAAGGCGCCAGAATTTGCGCATCTGCCTTTGCTGGTGGATGCCGCGGGCGAGGGGCTGTCGAAGCGGCTGGGATCGCTCTCCATTTCTGATCTCCGGGATCAGGGTCTGGAGCCGATGTCGCTCAATACTTACCTCGCCCATATCGGCACCGGCGTGCCGCTGGTGGTGAAGCCGCATCTCGAGGATCTGGTGAAATCCCATGATCTCTCCAAGTTCGGCAAATCAAGCCCGCGTTTCGATCCGGCCGAGCTGCTGCATTTAAACGCGCGCTTGCTGCATTTGCTGCCGTTTGAAGAAGCGAAAACGCATCTGGCCGGTGTCGGCTTGTCTGACGTCGATGCGGCGCTGTGGGATGTTGCCCGCGCCAACGTTGAAAAGATCGAGGAGATCGGGGAATGGCAACGCATCTGCCGCGGGTCGATCGCACCCCACATCGCGGATTCAGCCTTCGCAGCACTTGCGGCCGATGTTCTGCCGCAGGCGCCCTTGGATGAGGGCAGCTGGAAAACCTGGACCGAAGCGGTGAAGGCAGCGACGGGCCGCAAGGGCAAGGATCTGTTCATGCCCCTGCGCCAGGCGCTGACGGGGCTGGATCATGGCCCCGAAATGCGTCTGCTGCTGCCGCTGATCGGTCGCGACAAAACCCTGCGCCGCCTGCGTGGCGAAACGGCCTGA
- the cysS gene encoding cysteine--tRNA ligase: MTIHLYNTLQREKQVFTPIDPNNVRMYVCGPTVYDYAHIGNARPVVAFDVLYRLLNHVYGALHVNYVRNITDIDDKIMAASAASGESIESITKRTAGWYHDDMAALGALAPNREPRATEFVPQMVKLIEQLIAKGHAYVAEGHVLFNVPSMPDYGGLSGRSLDDMIAGARVEVAPYKKHPADFVLWKPSDAGQPGWPSPWGQGRPGWHIECSAMSGELLGEVFDIHAGGIDLIFPHHENEIAQSRCAHGTPVMANYWLHNGFVQVNGQKMSKSLGNFFTVHELLEEGQRGEAIRLALLSAHYRQPIDITRDGIKEAKGQLDRFYGALAKVSDVEAEAKAPESILAALADDLNTPLAVSEMHELVTELNKATTPAKKTAAKAAVLGAAQLLGLLWQDPMVWLQQDDGGQGRPAAEIEELIAARIAARKAKNFAEADRIRDMLTSEGILLEDGPSGTTWKRS; the protein is encoded by the coding sequence ATGACGATTCATCTCTACAACACCCTGCAACGCGAAAAGCAGGTCTTTACGCCGATCGACCCCAACAACGTGCGCATGTATGTCTGCGGCCCGACGGTCTATGACTATGCCCATATCGGCAATGCGCGCCCGGTGGTGGCTTTCGATGTTCTTTATCGCTTGTTGAACCATGTTTATGGCGCGCTGCATGTCAATTATGTCCGCAACATCACGGACATCGACGACAAGATCATGGCCGCGTCGGCAGCAAGTGGCGAAAGCATTGAAAGCATCACCAAGCGGACGGCCGGTTGGTATCACGACGACATGGCTGCCCTCGGCGCGCTGGCGCCCAACCGCGAACCGCGGGCGACCGAATTCGTGCCGCAGATGGTCAAGCTGATCGAGCAATTGATCGCTAAAGGCCATGCCTATGTGGCGGAAGGCCACGTGCTCTTCAACGTCCCATCCATGCCGGATTACGGCGGGCTCTCAGGTCGCAGCCTCGACGACATGATCGCCGGCGCGCGGGTTGAGGTGGCGCCCTACAAGAAACACCCGGCGGATTTCGTGCTGTGGAAACCGTCCGACGCCGGTCAACCCGGCTGGCCGAGCCCGTGGGGGCAGGGGCGGCCCGGCTGGCACATCGAATGCTCGGCCATGTCGGGCGAATTGCTGGGCGAGGTGTTCGATATCCATGCCGGCGGCATCGACCTCATTTTCCCGCATCATGAGAATGAGATCGCGCAAAGCCGCTGCGCCCATGGCACGCCGGTGATGGCGAATTACTGGCTGCACAATGGCTTCGTCCAGGTGAACGGACAGAAGATGTCGAAATCGCTCGGCAACTTCTTCACGGTTCACGAACTTCTGGAAGAAGGGCAGCGCGGCGAGGCGATCCGCCTGGCGCTGCTCTCGGCGCATTACCGCCAGCCGATCGACATCACCCGTGACGGCATCAAGGAGGCCAAGGGCCAACTCGATCGCTTCTATGGCGCGCTTGCCAAGGTGAGTGATGTGGAGGCTGAGGCGAAGGCGCCGGAGAGCATTCTTGCCGCGCTGGCGGATGACCTCAATACGCCGCTGGCGGTGAGCGAGATGCATGAACTGGTAACCGAGCTTAACAAGGCAACGACACCCGCCAAGAAGACGGCCGCCAAAGCCGCCGTTCTGGGTGCCGCCCAGTTGCTGGGCCTTCTATGGCAGGACCCGATGGTCTGGCTGCAGCAGGATGATGGCGGGCAGGGCCGACCGGCGGCAGAGATCGAAGAGCTGATCGCCGCGCGTATTGCGGCGCGCAAGGCGAAGAACTTTGCCGAGGCGGACCGTATTCGCGACATGCTGACGTCGGAGGGAATTCTGCTTGAAGACGGTCCCTCCGGCACCACATGGAAGAGAAGCTGA
- a CDS encoding PAS domain-containing protein encodes MKYQRLTSTQFLNVCSIRSAALYRYWDAKKHGRKLPCRADIDPAEMRPWLSGLVLVDVGQDGPGSSVYRVVGTAVCAHRGFDPTGRPVQEGLYGNVRDEVLENYRIAIEEQSIVFDHDATPSRSGLAREIGTLFLPLSTDGKIVDKILIYQDIEPYTMAALNGAPSGPGVSPSLQKRAPIAG; translated from the coding sequence ATGAAGTATCAGCGCCTGACGTCGACGCAGTTTCTGAACGTTTGCTCCATACGTTCCGCAGCGCTTTACCGCTATTGGGACGCAAAGAAACACGGCCGCAAGTTGCCGTGCCGCGCCGATATCGATCCTGCCGAAATGCGGCCATGGTTGTCAGGCCTGGTTCTGGTCGATGTCGGCCAGGACGGCCCGGGCAGCAGCGTCTACCGCGTCGTGGGCACAGCTGTTTGTGCCCATCGCGGTTTCGACCCGACCGGTCGACCGGTGCAAGAAGGCCTCTATGGCAACGTCCGTGATGAAGTGCTCGAGAACTATCGGATTGCCATAGAAGAGCAATCGATTGTGTTCGACCATGATGCAACACCGTCCCGTTCAGGCTTGGCGCGGGAAATCGGGACGCTGTTCCTGCCGCTGTCGACGGATGGGAAAATCGTCGACAAGATCCTCATCTATCAGGACATCGAGCCTTATACCATGGCGGCGCTTAACGGCGCTCCGTCAGGGCCAGGCGTATCGCCAAGCCTACAAAAACGAGCGCCGATAGCCGGTTGA
- a CDS encoding LysE family translocator: MPDLASLWPFFLAALALNLTPGADMTYVIARTATQGRAAGVAASFGIAGGSVVHTALAAFGVSAILAHSEAAFVTVKAAGAAYLLYLAWKALMAGAARATATQVLPPIPLWRIFAEGVLTNVLNPKVALFILAFLPQFVDPTATAPVWLQILFLGTLFNISGTAVNCIVALSTAAAAGLIRGSAGLGRWLNRLSALVFVGLAIRLALTERR, translated from the coding sequence ATGCCTGATCTCGCCAGCCTTTGGCCGTTCTTCCTGGCCGCCCTCGCCCTCAACCTCACCCCCGGCGCGGACATGACTTATGTCATCGCGCGCACCGCGACACAGGGTCGAGCCGCCGGCGTCGCGGCCAGTTTCGGCATCGCTGGCGGCAGCGTCGTGCATACGGCCCTCGCCGCATTCGGCGTCTCGGCCATCCTCGCCCATTCCGAGGCCGCGTTCGTCACGGTCAAAGCCGCGGGTGCTGCCTATTTGCTGTATCTCGCCTGGAAGGCGCTGATGGCGGGAGCCGCGCGCGCCACGGCGACACAGGTCCTGCCGCCCATTCCGCTCTGGCGAATCTTCGCCGAGGGCGTGCTGACCAATGTACTCAATCCCAAAGTGGCGCTGTTCATTCTGGCGTTCCTGCCGCAATTCGTCGATCCGACGGCAACGGCGCCGGTCTGGCTGCAGATCCTTTTCCTCGGTACCTTGTTCAACATCAGCGGTACGGCCGTAAACTGCATCGTGGCGCTATCAACAGCCGCGGCGGCCGGCCTGATACGCGGATCGGCCGGCCTCGGCCGCTGGCTCAACCGGCTATCGGCGCTCGTTTTTGTAGGCTTGGCGATACGCCTGGCCCTGACGGAGCGCCGTTAA
- the cimA gene encoding citramalate synthase, which produces MADDKRVYLFDSTLRDGAQTQGVDFSVNDKLAIAEGLDRIGLDYVEGGWPGANPTDDAFFGAPPSLKRAKFVAFGMTRRPGRSAANDPGLNALLNAKTQAVCMVGKSWDFHVDVALGISRAENVDMISESVEYAKQRSGEVMFDAEHFFDGYKANPSYALECASAAYKAGARWVVLCDTNGGTLPHEIERIVGEVTAKIPGNHLGIHCHNDTENAVANSLAAIRAGVRQVQGTLNGLGERCGNANLVSLIPSLMLKTDFKVGLNEQDLKQLTHLSRLLDERLNRAPTRSAAYVGESAFAHKGGLHVSAVEKDPRTYEHIEPSLVGNRRHIVVSDQSGRANILARFREIGLDVDADDGKVGALVETVKLREYEGYAYDGAEASFELLARRALGSVPTFFKLARFRVMDERRWNVRGDLITESEATVTLEIDGEQLMTVASGNGPVNALDGALRKALMPAYPALADMRLVDFKVRILTPQAGTEAITRVMIESADGHGERWNTVGVSPNIIDASFEALNDAITWKLLKASAS; this is translated from the coding sequence ATGGCCGACGACAAGCGGGTATATCTGTTCGACAGCACGTTGCGCGACGGCGCGCAAACGCAAGGCGTCGATTTCAGCGTCAACGACAAGCTGGCGATTGCGGAAGGGTTGGACCGCATCGGCCTGGATTATGTCGAGGGTGGCTGGCCGGGTGCCAACCCGACCGACGATGCGTTCTTTGGGGCGCCGCCAAGCCTCAAGCGCGCGAAGTTCGTGGCCTTCGGCATGACGCGCCGTCCAGGCCGCTCCGCTGCAAATGATCCGGGCCTCAACGCGCTGCTCAACGCCAAGACGCAAGCCGTGTGCATGGTGGGCAAGAGCTGGGACTTCCATGTCGACGTGGCGCTTGGCATCAGCCGGGCCGAGAATGTCGACATGATTTCGGAGAGTGTCGAATACGCCAAGCAGCGCAGCGGCGAGGTGATGTTCGATGCCGAGCACTTCTTCGATGGCTACAAGGCAAACCCCAGCTACGCGTTGGAATGCGCAAGTGCCGCCTATAAGGCGGGCGCGCGCTGGGTCGTGCTGTGTGATACCAATGGCGGAACGCTGCCCCATGAGATCGAGCGCATTGTGGGTGAGGTGACGGCCAAGATCCCCGGCAACCATCTGGGCATCCACTGCCACAACGACACCGAGAACGCGGTCGCCAATTCGCTGGCGGCGATCCGGGCCGGTGTGCGGCAGGTGCAGGGTACGCTCAATGGCCTGGGCGAACGCTGCGGCAATGCCAATCTGGTGTCGCTGATCCCATCCTTGATGCTGAAGACCGATTTCAAAGTGGGCCTGAATGAGCAGGATCTGAAACAGCTCACCCATCTGTCGCGCCTGCTCGACGAGCGCCTCAACCGTGCCCCGACCCGCAGCGCTGCTTATGTGGGCGAGAGCGCCTTTGCGCATAAGGGCGGATTGCATGTCTCGGCGGTCGAGAAGGATCCCAGGACCTACGAGCACATCGAGCCGTCACTGGTCGGCAACCGCCGGCATATCGTGGTCTCGGACCAATCCGGCCGGGCCAATATCCTGGCGCGCTTCCGCGAGATCGGCCTCGATGTCGATGCCGATGACGGCAAGGTCGGCGCGCTGGTCGAGACGGTGAAGCTGCGCGAATACGAAGGCTATGCCTATGACGGCGCCGAAGCCTCGTTCGAATTGCTGGCGCGGCGGGCCCTGGGTTCGGTGCCGACCTTCTTCAAGCTGGCGCGCTTTCGGGTCATGGACGAACGCCGCTGGAACGTACGCGGCGATCTCATCACAGAGTCCGAGGCGACCGTGACGCTTGAGATCGATGGCGAGCAGTTGATGACCGTGGCCAGCGGCAACGGCCCGGTAAACGCATTGGACGGCGCGTTGCGCAAGGCCTTGATGCCGGCCTATCCGGCACTTGCCGACATGCGCCTCGTCGATTTCAAGGTGCGCATCCTGACGCCGCAAGCCGGCACCGAAGCCATCACCCGCGTCATGATCGAAAGCGCCGACGGCCATGGCGAACGCTGGAACACGGTTGGCGTTTCGCCCAACATCATCGATGCCTCGTTCGAAGCACTCAATGACGCCATCACCTGGAAGCTGCTGAAAGCCAGTGCAAGCTGA
- a CDS encoding RNA methyltransferase — translation MSMDRPTIILVSAQMGENIGTAARAMLNCGLTDLRLVGPRDGWPNVKAERAAVGAFEMMQPVRVFDTTEQACADLTYVYATSARDRKMVKPVVTARFAAGEARAKIAAGGKVGFMFGAERMGLLNDDVALADALLTVPLNPEFTSLNLAQAVLLVGYEWYQSGDATPPSQMDMNGTELATKDQVYAFFAHFERELDACGFLRNEAARPNMVRNLRNMWSRAQLTEQEVRTLHGVVKELTTLRVPRK, via the coding sequence ATGAGCATGGACCGCCCGACGATCATCCTGGTCTCGGCCCAGATGGGCGAGAATATCGGCACCGCGGCGCGTGCCATGCTCAATTGCGGCCTGACCGATCTGCGCCTGGTGGGGCCCCGCGATGGCTGGCCCAATGTGAAAGCCGAACGCGCGGCGGTCGGTGCCTTCGAAATGATGCAGCCTGTGCGCGTATTCGACACCACCGAGCAGGCTTGTGCGGACCTCACCTATGTCTACGCCACATCTGCGCGCGACAGAAAGATGGTGAAGCCCGTCGTGACGGCGCGCTTCGCGGCCGGTGAGGCGCGCGCGAAGATCGCGGCGGGCGGCAAGGTCGGCTTCATGTTCGGGGCCGAGCGGATGGGTTTGCTCAATGATGATGTCGCGCTGGCCGACGCGCTGCTGACCGTGCCGCTTAATCCCGAGTTCACCAGCCTCAACCTCGCCCAGGCCGTGTTGCTGGTGGGGTATGAGTGGTATCAGTCGGGTGACGCGACGCCGCCATCGCAGATGGATATGAACGGCACTGAGCTGGCGACCAAGGATCAGGTCTATGCCTTCTTTGCGCATTTCGAACGCGAGCTCGATGCCTGCGGGTTCCTCCGTAACGAGGCCGCGCGCCCAAACATGGTGCGCAATCTCCGCAATATGTGGTCGCGTGCGCAACTGACCGAGCAGGAAGTTCGAACGCTGCATGGTGTCGTCAAAGAGTTGACAACCCTGCGCGTCCCTCGAAAATAG
- a CDS encoding MoaD/ThiS family protein translates to MAKISFTAHLRKVAPAGATHVAAATLGCALSEIFAQAPKLRGYVVDEQDRLRRHVVIFVNGSRLAPSGWAECALQPDDEVYVMQALSGG, encoded by the coding sequence GTGGCAAAGATCTCTTTTACCGCGCATCTGCGCAAAGTTGCCCCGGCCGGCGCCACGCACGTTGCGGCGGCGACGCTGGGCTGTGCCTTGTCGGAGATATTCGCCCAGGCGCCCAAACTGCGCGGTTATGTGGTCGACGAGCAGGACAGGCTGCGCCGCCATGTCGTCATCTTCGTGAACGGATCGCGACTTGCGCCAAGCGGCTGGGCTGAATGCGCGCTTCAACCCGATGACGAAGTCTATGTCATGCAGGCTCTTTCCGGCGGCTGA